ATAGTCAAGTGCTTGATTGCCAGGGTATTTAAGAAGCGAGTCACGACCGTTACAGTGTGCCCCTGAAGGTTTAGAGATTACCTTAAGCTAAAGTCAGAACTGGGTAACTAACGGTCAAACGAGGTCACACTAGGATGCTGACTGTTAGTGAGTTAATGACAGTAGACCAGATATGGCCAAGCTGTGAGTATATGATTTCATCCCATGGTAGTGTGATCTCATAATCCAATACTCGACAACTGTCTCAAATCTATCGATGCTGCACACTCACTCTGGATCATTCAACAGGATATGTTATTCTGTGTTCTTCTTATCACTCAAAAGGACCTAGCCTTTCTCGGTCCCTTCGGTGGACACCTATCTCCTCGACTTCCATTTTGGCCTCGATCTGAGTTGGTTCAGAATAGCAGCAGCCCTGTACATACGGCCACACCTGCTGTATCTTGTCTTTCTTCTCGCGAAACGTTGGTTCAGCAAGAAGCCGCTCCTCCGCCACTTATCGTCCCTGGCTACATCCCCGTCATTTTGTCCACTGCTTATCTTTCTTACTAAACACCATTTGATAACTTTCAGCCCCTGCCATAATTGCCTAGGAACCGCTGTCTTATATCTGCCGGTCCAGTTCTATAGCGTTCAATAGCTCACGATCTATTCCTCCTGCCACTGCAACCACTTGCCCATGGTTTGTTTGTCTGTTAGATCGTCGGACCTCTGCTTagtccgacacgggcctttgcctgtcCGCGGCCCGTTCCCTGGTTTTAAAGTACGACATGTTCAAGGTCTTCAGAAGGAAAGGCTACCACTCTTGTGTCACTTCGCTGTCCAGCACGTAGTGTTCCAGCTGGTGCTCCGACGGCTTTGATGACACCGTCAACTGTTTGCCAGATgcttaattttgtctttcgggaggCTGTGTTGCAGAGCttttgactgattgattgatacGTTTATTGACAACAAAGTATATAACCTCACAGGGAAGAGGGGATATAGGTTATAACCACCCAAGGCCGCTGATGACCCAGCTCACAAAACAGAAAATGATACATACAATAATTACAAAAACATACAATGGCTGTAGCCATTTGTCGAAGTTCGTTCCCCATCATGGCGGAGAGTTGTTTTGCTCGGATCTTTCGGCCCCCCAGCAGGGCTGCCAGACCTTCTGCAaaattggtgaggatattggTAATGTCCGACGGTTGGATCATGCCGCTCGGGATTGTCTGCTCTTTCTTCGCCCATGTCTTGGGTGGCGCGGGTGGCTTCTCTTGTGTGGCGTTGGGGGAAATTGAAGGGAGCTCGGGGAACTGTTTTACATCTCGTGGGGCCggaggctgctgctgttgctgccttcTTTTGCTGGCCAAAACGAAGGTGCTTGGAGGGGCCGACTGGCATTCGGTGGCAGCCTgtttggagggtggagggggccgGAGTGGCTGGCGTGCACTTTCTTTGTCCGCTCGGGGCAGCCCAGTTTCTGAGTGGTGCTTCCCTCCGCTGATGGTTCATTTGGGCTTTATTTTCTCGCCCTTCTTCAGCTTGGTGAAGCACAGTTCTCTTTTGTGTTTCCGTGTGAATATGGCGCATATCTTATGGTTTGAGCACCTTGACTGGTGGTGGCCGAACCTCTATCAGCAGTAACATGGGAAGGGTTCCCGCTTTTAAGGCTTCATCTCGAATTTTCGCCAGGTTTTTTGGTCTATGTGACTCGGTGTAGGTCCATAAAGAGTAATGAGAACCTGCAGAGTCTGTGCTGATTTGTCTGTGAGCGGAGTGGTTGTACACGGGATCCATGGGCATTTCCTCGAGTTACTTCAGTACCACGGATTTGGTCACTTTCATGGCCGGGTCTAGTTTCGCGGACATGGTTGAGTCCTTTAGAAGGACATCTAGGGCAATAGCGGAGGAAGCGTCTTAGGGGGTCATCTTCCCAATGAGGTTAGGTCTGACGGTAAACTTGGGACTGAGCAACTTCTCTGTGCCAGTGATAGTTGCATAAGCCGTTGTTGcctctgtggtcaaaatccagAACTTGGGAAGCGCCGGAGTGGAGCTCGTGGTGGCGGTGgttttggttgtggttgtggcggtCGGAGCTCCTGGGGCGTTCGGGGAAAATGCAGTTTCCCGGGGAATAACGGCGGCGTTTTCTATTTTCAACATCCTCTTTCGTCGACGATGGCGATGGCATTTTTGGTGGCGGTGATCGAGGAGCAATCAGG
This portion of the Panulirus ornatus isolate Po-2019 chromosome 4, ASM3632096v1, whole genome shotgun sequence genome encodes:
- the LOC139746173 gene encoding uncharacterized protein, which translates into the protein MTRGGEKWLNTVDKVTVIKPGQYGGLPLPRPGRPLLLQRQESGRDRDPRLCVDDPCLMTRKAKNLKRLNQVFKAKTDAPVLITANASTTDCLSLIAPRSPPPKMPSPSSTKEDVENRKRRRYSPGNCIFPERPRSSDRHNHNQNHRHHELHSGASQVLDFDHRGNNGLCNYHWHREVAQSQVYRQT